Proteins co-encoded in one Salvia splendens isolate huo1 chromosome 4, SspV2, whole genome shotgun sequence genomic window:
- the LOC121797994 gene encoding protein NSP-INTERACTING KINASE 2-like, translated as MENTVFLFLAFFCFWSYSMATLTPNGVNLEVEALMDIKKCLIDPHGVLNWDENAADPCAFSMVNCLQNNVVILAIPSQSLSGKISTSIGNLTHLTSLLLQGNNITGEIPPELGELPKLQQLDLSDNLLTGEIPLSLSHLRSLGYMRLNNNSLTGTIPQALGNMTQLKFLDLSFNNLSGPVPKLLATTFNVLGNPMICATGKEPDCNVTVPMPLSFSQIPQPSSSSPDSHRVALALGSSLGCICLLVLGFGFLLWWRHKHNKQIFFDFHEQHEEVCLGNLKRFQFRELQSATHNFSSKHLIGKGGFGNVYKGCLPDGSVVAVKRLNDGNNRGGEIQFQTEVEMISLAVHRHLLRLYGFCITPTERLLVYPYMSNGSVASRLKGKPSLDWSTRKRIALGAARGLLYLHEQCDPKIIHRDVKAANILLDDYFEAVVGDFGLAKLLDHRDSHVTTAVRGTVGHIAPEYLSTGQSSDKTDVFGFGILLLELITGQRALEFGKAANQKGAMLDWVKKIHQEKKLDMLVDKDLKSNYDRIELEEMVQVALLCTQYLPLHRPKMSEVVRMLEGDGLAEKWEASQRAETTRCRANDFSASQRYSDLTDDSSILVQATELSGPR; from the exons ATGGAAAACACTGTTTTCTTGTTTCTGGCTTTCTTCTGTTTCTGGTCTTATTCCATGGCTACGCTCACACCAAATGGTGTCAACTTAGAAG tggAGGCTTTGATGGATATAAAGAAGTGTCTGATTGATCCTCATGGAGTTCTGAACTGGGATGAGAATGCTGCTGATCCATGTGCCTTTTCTATGGTTAACTGTCTTCAAAATAATGTTGTCATACT AGCAATACCCAGCCAAAGTTTGTCAGGGAAAATATCAACAAGTATTGGGAACTTGACACACCTCACAAGTCT GCTGTTGCAGGGCAATAACATAACTGGGGAAATACCTCCTGAGTTGGGAGAGCTCCCTAAGCTTCAACAGCTTGATCTCTCAGATAATTTGCTCACAGGAGAGATACCTCTTTCTTTATCTCACCTAAGAAGCCTTGGATATAT GAGGTTGAACAATAACAGTCTGACTGGAACTATTCCTCAGGCTTTGGGAAACATGACACAGCTGAAATTTTT GGATTTGTCATTCAATAATTTGAGTGGGCCAGTGCCAAAACTTCTTGCAACAACATTCAA TGTTTTGGGAAATCCTATGATATGTGCAACTGGCAAGGAGCCAGACTGCAATGTCACTGTACCAAtgcctctctctttctctcaga TTCCTCAGCCATCGTCATCGAGCCCGGATAGCCACAGAGTCGCGCTTGCCCTTGGCTCGAGCCTCGGCTGCATCTGCCTACTGGTTCTTGGATTTGGCTTCCTGCTGTGGTGGAGGCACAAGCACAACAAGCAGATATTCTTTGATTTTCATG AACAACATGAAGAAGTGTGCCTAGGCAACCTAAAAAGGTTCCAATTCAGAGAGCTCCAATCTGCAACACACAACTTCAGCAGCAAACACTTGATAGGGAAAGGCGGTTTTGGCAACGTCTACAAGGGGTGCCTCCCCGATGGCTCAGTCGTGGCTGTGAAGAGGCTTAACGATGGAAACAACAGAGGCGGAGAGATCCAGTTCCAGACAGAGGTGGAGATGATCAGCCTAGCTGTCCACAGGCACCTCCTCCGCCTCTACGGGTTCTGTATCACCCCAACAGAGAGGCTCCTTGTCTATCCCTACATGTCCAATGGAAGCGTTGCTTCGCGCCTCAAAG GGAAACCATCACTGGATTGGAGTACAAGAAAAAGGATAGCTTTGGGGGCAGCAAGGGGTTTGCTATACCTTCACGAGCAATGTGATCCGAAGATCATTCACAGAGACGTCAAGGCGGCTAACATACTACTTGATGACTACTTTGAGGCAGTGGTGGGTGATTTCGGGCTAGCAAAGCTTCTTGATCACCGCGATTCACACGTTACCACAGCTGTCCGTGGCACAGTGGGGCACATAGCACCGGAGTACTTGTCCACAGGCCAATCCTCTGACAAAACAGATGTTTTCGGATTCGGGATTCTTCTGCTAGAACTCATCACTGGCCAAAGGGCACTAGAATTTGGCAAAGCAGCAAACCAGAAAGGAGCCATGCTTGATTGG GTGAAGAAGATCCATCAAGAAAAGAAGCTAGACATGCTAGTGGACAAGGATCTTAAAAGCAACTATGACCGGATTGAGCTGGAGGAGATGGTGCAGGTGGCCTTGTTGTGCACCCAATACCTCCCCTTGCATAGGCCGAAGATGTCGGAAGTGGTGAGGATGCTGGAAGGAGACGGGCTGGCAGAGAAATGGGAGGCGTCGCAGAGAGCAGAGACAACTAGGTGCAGGGCTAATGACTTCTCAGCTTCCCAGAGATACTCTGATCTTACAGATGATTCATCGATACTGGTTCAGGCAACGGAGCTCTCTGGACCTAGATGA
- the LOC121797766 gene encoding uncharacterized protein LOC121797766: MDDVITDIPPPSRLLLEDLNNFTPPPPSLPSPFLVFSCANLKKNFSPSLLLIAMSSPSLHLLHHLSSKNLIGTLILPEIPLAGNSVKPSLRNKSCNIYALNEADKMIMIVLVQYSVTSERANAVARLLIGEKITPQRVLILDSVQSHNFRGRLSPDETIAFKLETSLERKHSDGNASFVKGMDYYPSGSMVDGLAAALLSRCQLKKIKGTLCLSWPDFGTPVMSLVKSLLVGNVLSGVNYTIDEDYEKAYLKLSRRKDRTDSDLYT, translated from the coding sequence ATGGACGATGTGATAACAGACATTCCACCTCCCTCAAGACTTCTTTTGGAAGATCTAAACAACTTcactccaccaccaccttcGCTTCCATCTCCGTTTTTGGTGTTTTCATGTGCtaatttaaagaaaaacttCTCCCCCTCACTTCTCCTCATTGCCATGTCTTCCCCATCTCTTCACCTCTTACACCACTTGTCCTCCAAAAATCTCATTGGGACACTTATTCTCCCCGAGATCCCTTTAGCTGGAAACTCTGTTAAGCCTTCACTTCGAAACAAATCATGCAACATATATGCCCTCAAtgaagctgataaaatgatcaTGATCGTCCTGGTTCAGTACTCTGTTACTTCAGAGAGAGCTAATGCAGTGGCTAGGTTGCTGATTGGTGAAAAGATCACACCTCAGAGGGTTTTGATTCTGGATTCTGTTCAAAGCCACAATTTTCGTGGCAGGCTATCTCCTGACGAGACCATTGCCTTCAAGCTGGAGACGTCACTGGAAAGAAAACATTCTGATGGCAATGCTTCTTTCGTCAAAGGTATGGATTACTATCCATCAGGAAGCATGGTAGATGGCTTGGCTGCTGCTCTGTTGAGTCGTTGTCAATTGAAGAAGATCAAGGGAACTTTATGCCTTTCATGGCCTGATTTTGGTACTCCAGTGATGTCCCTGGTCAAGTCTCTCTTGGTTGGGAATGTCTTATCAGGCGTAAACTACACCATTGATGAGGACTACGAGAAGGCGTATCTGAAGTTGAGCCGGAGAAAGGATCGCACTGATTCCGACCTGTATACGTGA
- the LOC121801168 gene encoding S-adenosylmethionine decarboxylase proenzyme-like: MALTASAIGFEGFEKRLEISFFEPSIFADPEGNGLRSLSKSQIDEILQPAECTIVDSLSNEHVDSYVLSESSLFVYPYKIIIKTCGTTKLLLSIPPILKLAGLLSLSVQDVKYTRGSFIFPGAQSFPHRSFSEEVSVLDGYFGKLGSSGSKAYVMGSSDKQQQWHIYSASAGLSVVDNPVYTLEMCMTGLDREKAAVFFKNESNVAAVMTNTSGIRNILPKSRICDFEFEPCGYSMNSIEGDAVSTIHITPEDGFSYASFEAAGYDLKSMNLGALVERVLACFEPKEFSVSVHAQYGAELFEEICFPELKCYNGGERSIEDLSAGGAITYQKFVRSVSCGSPRSTLKCFRDEDDEEEEERE; the protein is encoded by the coding sequence ATGGCTTTAACTGCTTCTGCAATAGGGTTTGAAGGTTTTGAAAAAAGACTAGAAATCTCATTTTTTGAACCAAGCATCTTTGCTGATCCTGAGGGGAATGGGCTCCGTTCTCTTTCAAAATCCCAAATTGATGAAATTTTACAACCTGCTGAATGCACCATTGTTGATTCATTGTCAAATGAGCATGTCGATTCATATGTCCTCTCTGAGTCCAGCCTTTTCGTTTATCCATATAAGATCATCATCAAGACCTGTGGGACCACGAAATTGCTTCTGTCGATCCCTCCCATACTCAAGCTGGCTGGGCTCCTTTCCCTTTCTGTTCAAGATGTGAAGTACACCCGTGGAAGCTTCATCTTTCCTGGAGCTCAATCATTCCCTCATCGTTCCTTCTCTGAGGAAGTTTCTGTCCTTGATGGCTATTTTGGAAAGCTTGGTTCAAGTGGAAGCAAAGCCTATGTTATGGGAAGTTCTGATAAGCAACAGCAATGGCACATTTATTCTGCTAGTGCCGGGCTCAGCGTAGTTGATAATCCTGTATACACACTTGAGATGTGCATGACTGGGTTAGACAGGGAGAAAGCTGCCGTCTTCTTCAAGAATGAGTCCAATGTTGCAGCTGTAATGACCAACACATCTGGCATAAGAAACATCCTCCCAAAATCACGCATTTGTGACTTTGAGTTCGAGCCATGTGGTTATTCCATGAACTCAATTGAAGGTGATGCTGTGTCAACCATTCATATTACTCCTGAAGATGGCTTCAGTTATGCTAGCTTTGAAGCAGCTGGCTATGACTTGAAAAGTATGAATCTTGGTGCTCTGGTTGAGAGGGTCTTGGCTTGTTTCGAGCCAAAAGAGTTTTCTGTATCTGTGCATGCTCAATATGGCGCTGAGTTGTTTGAGGAGATCTGTTTCCCGGAGTTGAAGTGTTACAATGGTGGAGAGAGAAGCATTGAGGATCTGAGTGCTGGTGGTGCGATCACCTACCAGAAATTTGTGAGGTCTGTATCCTGTGGATCTCCGAGGTCCACTCTGAAATGTTTCAGAGATGAAgatgacgaagaagaagaagaaagggagTAG
- the LOC121797996 gene encoding peroxidase 11-like yields MSASLHSQGLILQLLILALSILTLHASEPPLTLDYYKSTCPSVLEVVQKEMECAVLSDPRNAALILRLHFHDCFVQGCDASVLLDDTITLQGEKKASNNIHALKGFRIIDRIKNRLESDCPATVSCADILTIAARDAVILVGGPYWPVPLGRKDSKTAGYALSDANLPTADDGLPSIISKFIYQGLSVTDMVALSGAHTIGMARCVNFRDRIYGDFSTTAGTNPTSKSYLSKLKSVCSPIKGSSDQNESAMDYVTPNLFDNSYYQMLLRGEGLINSDQELYSSVLAVETKKLVQKYAENAVAFFEQFAESMVKLGNITNADTYTNGEVRRNCRFVNT; encoded by the exons ATGTCTGCTTCTCTTCACTCCCAAGGGCTCATTCTGCAACTGCTCATCTTGGCTCTTAGCATATTAACCTTGCACGCAAGTGAGCCGCCTCTAACCTTAGATTACTACAAATCAACGTGCCCCTCCGTGCTTGAAGTAGTCCAGAAAGAAATGGAATGCGCGGTGCTCTCTGATCCGCGCAATGCAGCCTTGATCCTGCGATTGCATTTCCACGACTGCTTCGTTCAG GGGTGCGATGCATCAGTGCTGCTGGATGACACAATCACACTTCAGGGTGAGAAGAAGGCGTCCAACAACATACATGCCTTGAAGGGGTTCAGAATCATTGACAGGATCAAGAACAGGCTCGAGTCCGACTGCCCTGCTACAGTCTCCTGTGCTGACATCCTCACCATTGCTGCTAGAGATGCAGTCATCTTG GTTGGTGGACCTTACTGGCCTGTTCCACTAGGCAGGAAGGACTCAAAAACTGCAGGCTATGCTCTCAGTGATGCTAACCTTCCCACCGCAGACGACGGCCTTCCCTCCATTATCTCAAAGTTCATCTATCAAGGCCTCTCTGTCACTGACATGGTTGCTCTTTCTG GGGCTCATACTATCGGCATGGCTCGTTGCGTGAACTTCAGGGACAGAATCTACGGAGACTTCTCTACAACTGCAGGAACAAATCCAACCTCAAAGAGCTATCTGAGCAAACTGAAATCAGTGTGCTCACCTATAAAGGGATCATCGGACCAGAACGAATCAGCCATGGACTACGTCACGCCCAATCTGTTCGACAACTCCTACTACCAGATGCTGCTGAGGGGAGAGGGGCTGATCAATTCGGATCAAGAACTTTACTCCAGTGTTCTAGCAGTTGAGACCAAGAAACTTGTCCAAAAATATGCTGAAAATGCAGTTGCCTTCTTCGAACAGTTCGCGGAATCTATGGTGAAATTGGGGAATATAACGAATGCTGATACTTATACTAATGGAGAAGTGAGGAGGAACTGCAGATTTGTCAACACTTGA